From the Streptomyces sp. Sge12 genome, the window TGTCCCACACCGGCGGGTTGGCGGCGGAGACGCCCGGCGAGTGGTGGGAGCGGACCCCCGGCGCGCAGCGGCCCCGACTCGCCGACGTGCTGGGGGAGGACCCGTTCAGGGTCACGCCCGGCAGCCGGCACCACTACTCCAACCCCGGTTACACCCTGCTGGGTTCGCTGGTCGAAGCCCTGCGCGGCAGGCCCTGGGAAGAGGTGCTGCGGGCCGAGGTGCTGGAACCCCTGGGGCTGGGGCGTACGAGCGCACTGCCGCAAGCCCCGCACGCGGGTGGCTGGGCGGTGCATCCCTGGGCGGACGTGATGATGCCCGAGCCGCTGGAGGACCTGGGGCTCATGGCCGCGGCCGGCCAACTGTGGTCCACGACGCGGGACCTGGCACGGTTCGCCGACTTCCTCCTGCGCGGCGACGAGCGCGTCCTGAGCGCCGAGTCCGTACGGGAGATGCGCACGGCGGCCGCACCCCCGGAGCCGGGCCTCGCCGAGGCGGGCTACGGGCTGGGCATGCAGCTGATGGCCGTCGGCGCCCGCAGGCTCGCGGGGCACAGCGGTTCGCTGCCCGGCTTCGTCGCGGGTCTGTGGCTGAGCGAGGCCGACGACGTGGCGGCCGTGGTGCTGGCGAACTGCACCTCGGGGCTGCCGGCCTCGACGGTGGCGGCGGAGCTCGTGGGAATCGTGGCGGATGCCGAGCCGCCCTTCCCGCGGCAGTGGCGACCGTTCCTGGAGTCGGACCGGGTGCCGCTGGAGGTGTGCGGCCCCTGGTACTGGGGCACTTCGGCCCAGGTGGTGCGCCTGGGCGCGGACGGGCTGCTGCACCTGGGCCCGGTGGGCGCCGCCGGGCGCACGGCTCGCTTCCGGGCCGAGCCGGACGGCACCTGGACCGGGCTCTCCGGCTACTACGCCGGTGAGACGCTGCGTGCGGTGCGCCGCGCGGACGGCTCGGTGAGCCATCTCGATCTGGCGTCCTTCGTCTTCACCCGGGAGCCCTACGACGCAGACGCCCCGGTGCCCGGCGGGGTGGACCCGCAGGGCTGGCGGGGTATCGGCTGACGGTTCGGGGCGGGTTCAGGCGACGAGTTCACGCTCCAGCGGGGTGCGGAAGCGCGGGGTGATCCGGGCGTCTCCCACCCATGCGGCGAGCCGGGCGGCCTCGGCGGTGATCGCTCCTTCGGCGGCGCGGCCGGGGTCGGCCAGCAGCCGCAAGACGATCTCGCCGTCGGAGCGCTGTGCCCAGCCGCCGACGATCTCGCCGTTCCACCACACGGTGGGACCGATGTTGCCGGCGTAGTCGAACAGGGCGCTCCGGTGGGCGGGGTCGAGGTGGAAACTGCGGTCGGCCCAGCCCATGGCGGTGGGGTCGAGGCCGGGCAGCAGCGCGGCCCAGGGCTCGGGTGCCGGTTCGGGGGCGGTGTCCCCGGGGCTGACGAGCGCGGTGGTGCCGTCCTCGAGTCGGACCTGGTCGGGTCCCACGGCGGCGAGGGCCTTGCGGGTGTCCGTGAGGGTCCATCCGGTCCACCACTTGAGGTCGGCCTCGGTGGCGGGGCCGTAGGCACGGAGCCAGCGGCGGGCGATCTCCGTACGGGACTCGGCGGCGGGCAGAGCGGGCCAGGGCTCGGTGTGGACCCAGCGGTACTGGCTGGAGGTCCACGAGCCGCGCGGCCGGTCGCGGCGGATCCGCCCGTCGGCGGCGAGCAGGCGGATGACGCGGGTGGTGATCCCCTGCTCGGTTTCGTACTTCTTGCCGCGACCGATGGTGATCTTCTGCCGCAGTGCGGGTACGGCCGCGGACAGCTGGCTCCCGGTGGAGGGGCCGTGGGCGTCGAGTGCGGCGAGCGCGGCCGCCTCGGCGCGGGCCAGCCAGGCGGCGTCGAGCCCCTGCCCGTCCTCGTCGAGGTGTTTGAGGAGGGTGCGGCGTTCCTTCACGGCGATCGCGCGGGCGGTGGAGGAGTCGACGTGCGGGGCGAGTTCGGCGGAGACCGCGAAGAGCGTGTTGCGCATGCTCAGCAGGCGCACCAGGCTGACGTCCTCGTAGAGTGCCCGCTCGATCAGGTCCGGGCCACCCTCGGTGAGCCGGGCCCGGGCCGAGAGGAAGACGGTCGCGGCATCCGTGGCGTGCAGGGCGACGACGGAGTCCGCGGCCTGCGCCACCGTCGCTGCGCGGGCCGACGGAGCCAGGCGGTGGCGCCGGCCGAGCCGGTGGCGGCGTTCGGCGGTGGTGACGAGGGGGAGGCTCATCCTCCCGATCGTAGGCCGGGCCGCCGACGCGGCGGCCCGGCTTGCCGGAACGAGCGGTCAGAGCTGGAGCTTGAACCCGACGTGCGAGGCGGTGAACCCGAGCCGTTCGTAGAAGCGATGGGCGTCGGTCCGGGTCGCGTCCGAAGTCAGCTGTACGAGCGAGCAGTTCTCGGCACGGGACTTCTCGACGGCCCATTCGATGAACCGGGTGCCCAGGCCGCTGCCGCGCTCCTCGGCGTGTACGCGGACGCCCTCGATGATGGCGCGGGTGGCTCCCCGGCGGGAGAGTCCCGGGACGATCGTCAGCTGGAGGGTGCCCACGACACGGTCGGCGCGGACGGCGACGACCAGGTGCTGGTTCGGGTCGTCGGTGAGGCGCTTCAGGGCCGCGAGGTACGGGGCGAGGTCGTCCGGGGACTCGCGGGTGGCGCCGAGCGGGTCGTCGGCCAGCATGGCCACGACGGCGGGTACATCGGCTGCCGTGGCGGGCCGGATCGTCAGCTCAGGAAGGTTGGTCACGATGGCGTGTTCCTCTCAGCCCGCGGCCACGGTGAGCGGTGCCCAGCGGCGGGTCCAGTCGCCGGGCAGGCCGGGGAGGTCGCGGGTCATGACGGCGTTGAAGGCCACGGAGGCCAGTCCGCGGTCCTTGAGCCAGGCGAGGAGTTCCTCGTGCCGTACGTCGACGTCGGTGCGCAGCACCCGGTCGGTACCCACAGCGAGCGCGCTGATCAGGGACTGTGCGGTCGCGGTGTCCTGGGCGATCAACGGGCCGATGACCTGTGTGTCCATATTGGGCCAGGCCGCTGCATAGCCGGTGAGGGCGCCGTTCCCGGAGGGGTCCTCGGCAACGACCAAGCGGTCCGCGAAGGCCGGCAGCCGGGTGATCATGTGCGTGCGGTCGGTTCCGAAGACTTCCGCGTCCAGACGCAGGATCCGGGGGAGGTCCTCGGCGTTGGCCGGCCGGACCCGGGCGGTGCCGTACGCCCCGGGGGTGCCCTCATGCCGAAAGGCGCCCATCAGCATCTCGGCGCGTCCGGTCGTCTTGAAGCCGAGCTCCTCGTAGAGGGGGCGCCCGTACGGGGTGGCGTGCAGGGTGAGGGGGACGCCCTTGAGTACGTCGTTGCAGACGTGCGCCATCAGGCGGCGGCCCAGACCCTGGCGGGCGAAGCGGGCGGCCACGAGGACCATGCCGATGGCGGCGAGCTCCGGTCCGGCGTGTGTGGTGCCGTACCGGGTGACGACACAGGAGGCAGCGAGCCCCCGGCCGTCCGGGGCATCGACGCCGTAGCCGGTTCCGGCGGCGAGGAGCAGACGCCACTTGTGGTCCTCGCGGAGCCATCCGCGATCTTCGGACAGGTCGGCGCAGCGGTGGAGATCGTCCACGGTCAGCGCCCGGATCGGTAGATCGGTGATGTGTGGTGGTGTCACCGGCCCAGACTGGATCATGGACCGGGAGCCGTCCAGAGGATTTGGGGTGGATGTTCGGGAGGATGTTTCACGTGAAACACCGGATACCCGGGCTCGAGCCGCCGGACGATGTTTCACGTGAAACACGGTGTTTCACGTGAAACGGACCGGCTAGCCTCACTGGCTATGACTCTCCTGCACCTCTTCGATCTCGACGGGACGCTGATGTACGGCTCGGCGGCGCCGGTCGAGATCTCCCGGCAGCTCGGGCTGAGCGCCGAGATCGCCGAGCTGGAACGGGCCTTCGGCGCGCAGAAGATGGGGCCGCACCAGTTCTCGGTGGCCGCGCACGCGCTGTGGACCGAGCTGACGCCCGCGCACGTACGGGCCGCGTTCGACGGGGCTCCCTGGCTCACCGGAATCCGGGACGTGTGGCAGGAGATCCGGGACCGCGGGGACTACTGCGCCGTGATCTCCCTGTCGCCCTCCTTCTTCGTGGAGATGCTGCTGGAATGGGGTGCGCACGCCGCGCACGGGTCGGTCTACCCGGAGGTGCCCTTCACGCGACCCGTGGAGGAGTCGGGGATCCTGACGCCCGAGGGCAAGGTCCGGGTGGCGGACCGGCTCTGCGCGGAGTTCGGTGTGAGCCGGAGCGACTGTGTCGCGTACGGGGATTCGGTGACCGACGCGATGCTCTTCGACGTGGTGCCGATCTCGGTGGCGGTCAATGCGCGGCCTTTTCTGGCCGAGCGGGCCACCCATGTCTACGAGGGTCGGGATTTGCGCGAGGCATACCAGCTTGTAGGGCTGACGCGCCCGGGAGTTGACGCATCTTAGGAGGAAAGTGGGTTCGAAACGCGGATTTTCCGCGTTTCCCCGCAGGCCTCTGAGCCGGCTGGCACGCTGTGAAACCCGGAACCACGGATTCATAGGCCGTGGCGTGTGCAGACCGACCGAGATGCTCGAAGCGAGGCACCGCATGGACGCTCCGCCCACCAGATCGGCCAGACGCGAACCGGCCCGGATACCCGGCGAGGGCGGCGCGACCGAGCCCTCACCGGATGCCGTACTCATCCGCCGGACCCTCGCGGAAATCGCCCCCGTCGCCGACAGGGTGACCTCGTACTTCTACGCTCTGGTGTTCACCGGGCACCCGGAAGTGCGGGGCATGTTCCCCGCAGCCATGGATGCCCAGCGCGACCGGCTGCTGAAGGCGCTGCTGACCGCCGCCGAGCACATCGACAACCCCGACGTACTCGTCCCCTACCTCCGCCGACTGGGTACGGGGCACCGCAAGTACGGCACCATGGCCGGTCACTATCCCGCGGTGGGCGAGGCCCTCGTCGGAGCGCTGGCCCGGTACGCGTACAACAGCTGGGGCCCGGAGACGCAGGCCGCCTGGGTGCGGGCGTACACCGCGATCTCCCAGATCATGATCGACGCGGCGGCGGAGGACGAGGTGAAGGCTCCCGCGTGGTGGCACGCGGAGGTGGTCTCCCACGATCTGCGCACCCCGGACATCGCCGTGCTCACCGTCCGCCCCGACCAGCCCTACGCCTTCGTGGCCGGCCAGTACGCGAGCCTGGAGACTCCGTGGTGGCCGCGGGTGTGGCGGCACTACTCCTTCGCCTCGGCGCCGCGCGCCGACGGACTGCTGTCCTTCCACGTCAAGGCCGTCCCCGCCGGCTGGGTGTCCAACGCGCTGGTGCGCCACGCCCGCCCCGGGGACGTACTGCGCCTCGGTCCGCCGGCGGGGTCGATGGTGGTGGACCACTCCACGGACAACGGCATGCTGTGTCTCGGCGGGGGCACCGGAATCGCTCCGATCAAGGCGCTGATCGAGGACGTGGCCGAACACGGTGAGCGGCGGCCGGTGGAAGTGTTCTTCGGGGCCCGCAGTGACAGCGACCTCTACGACAAGGACACCCTGCTGGGACTCCAGCGCTCGCACCCGTGGCTGTCGGTGCGCCCGGTGGTCGGTGACGGACTGGCCGGGCAGCTGCCGCAGGCAGTGGGCGAGCACGGCCCGTGGAGCTCGTACGACGCCTTCATCTCGGGTCCGCCGGCGATGATCCGCAACGGAGTGGACGAGCTCCTTCGGATCGGGATTCCCTGCGAGCGGATCCGGCACGACGCGGTCGAGGAACTGGCGGGCATCGCCGGCTGAGACCGGAGGCAGCCCGCCGGTCTCAGTCCACTCTCAGCCCAGGTCGGGAGCGTGCATGGCGCGTACGCCCTCGATGTTGCCGTCGAGGTAGTGCCGCAGGGACAGCGGGACGAGATGGACGGCGGCGATGCCCACCCGGCTGAAGGGCACGCGGACGATCTCGTACTCGCCCTCGGGCTGATCGATTTCGGGGCCGTGCCGGAGGTTCGGGTCCATCGATTCGAGGCGGCAGACGAAGAAGTGCTGCACCTTCACGCCGGTCACCCCCCGGTCGGCGATGTGCTCGACGGTGTCGACGAAGCAGGGCACCACATCGGTGATCTTCGCGCCGAGTTCTTCGTGGACCTCCCGGTGAAGGGCATCGACGACGGTGGAGTCCGAGGGCTCCACTCCCCCGCCGGGGGTGAGCCAGTACGGATCGACGCCGGGCCTGGTGCGTTTGATGAGGATCAGGTCGTCACCGTCGAGCAGGATCGCGCGGGCGGTGCGTTTGACCACGGGACGTTCGGTCATGGGAGAAGAGTGGCCCACCACTCCGCTTCTGAAACGCGCCACGGGCCGAAAAGAAGGGGCTCACCAGTGCACGGCGGCATCCAGCAGCCGATCGTGGGCCCGGGCGAGGTGGGCCAGGGCCAGGCTCCCGGTCCGTACGACCAGGAACCACGTGCGCAGCGGCGGCACCGCGGGCTCCGCCAGCGCGACGACCCGACCGCTGTCGAGGGCCTCCTGGCACAGGTAGCGGGGCAGGACGGCGAGTCCGGCACCGGCCCGGACACATTCCAGTACTGCCCTCAGGTCGGGTACGACCACGGTGGCGGCCAGGGACCGGGCATCGGGCGCTGTCTCGAAGACGGCGGCCCAGTACCGGGCGACGAGCGGCAGGCTCTCGTGGACCTCGACGAGCGGGATGCCCTCCAGGGCGGTGGGCCCCTCCGCTCGCAGCCGGTCCCTGTCGACGAGAGCGGCCCAGTAGGGCGCGGCGACCAGGACGTGCTCCTCGTCGCACAGCGCGGTGGCGGAGAAGAGACCGCCCCGGGGATGGGCGGTGGTGACGACGAGGTCGTGGTGGCCCGCGGCGAGCCCGTCGAGGGCCGCTTCCGCGTCGGTCTGCGGGGCGGCGCGCAGGGTGTGGCCCTGGCCGACGAGGAGGGCGAGGGCGGGCAGCACGCGCAGGCTCAGGACCTCGGGGGGTCCGGCGACGTGGAGCGTGCGTAACGCGCCGGCGGCCTCCCGCTCGGCCTCGGTGATCCGCAGCAGGGCGTCGAGGTGCGGGGCGGCTTTGTGGGCCAGTTCGTCACCGACGGCGGTGGGGGTGACGCCACGCGCCCGGCGGTGGAAGAGGGGCCGCCCCAACTGGCGTTCCAAGGTGCGGATCTGGGAGGTGACGGCGGGCTGCGACAGGCCGAGGAGGCTGGCGGCGCGCGTGAACGAGCCGGCCCGGTGGACGGCGACGAAGGTGCGCAGCAGGGTCAGGTCCATCGCGGCACCTCTCGGTGGGGGCCTTCAACTATAAATATGCAGATAGGTCCCTGTCGTTACCGTGATTGGACTCTGACACAGAGTCAATTAGCCTTGTCACATGGTTCTTCGCGCGCGGAACCAGGGGCGGTCCGAGCCACTAGGGGGGAGGCTCGGACCGTCGCCCAGCCGCGGGGGTCCCTCGCCGGTCAGGCCGGGCCCGCGTGGTCGAGGGCACGCAGCACGTCCGCGACGAGGTCCTCGGTGTCCTCGGCCCCGGCGGAGAAGCGGATGAAGCCCTCCGGCACGGCGTCGCCGCCCCACCGTCCGCGCCGCTCGGCGGTGGACCGTACCCCGCCGAAACTCGTGGCGTCCTCGACCAGGTGCAGGGCGGCCATGAATCGCTCCGCGTGCGCGCGGTCGGGCAGCGTGAAGGAGACCACCGAGCCGAAGCCGCGCATCTGCCGGGCGGCCGTCTTGTGGGAGCGGTCCGTGGGCAGCCCCGGGTAGCGCAGCCCGCTGACGTCGGTGCGGTGCGTCAACGCCTCTGCGACGGCGAGGGCGTTGGCCCACTGGCGCTGGGCACGCAGCTGGATCGTGGCGAGGGAGCGGTGGGCGAGCCAGGCCTCCATGGGGCCCGGGATCGCGCCGACGATCTTGCGCCACCGCCGGACCCGGGCGGCGAGCTCCGGATCGCGGCAGACGACGTAGCCGAGCAGGACGTCACCGTGGCCGGTGAGGCCCTTGGTGCCGCTCGCCACCGAGAAGTCCGCCCCCAGCTCCAGGGGCCGCTGCCCGAGCGGGGTGGCCAGGGTGTTGTCGACGGCGACCAGGGTCCCGCCGGCGTGCGCCGCGTCCACGAGGCGGCGGACGTCGCACACGTCGAGGCCGGGATTGGACGGGGTCTCGATCCACAGCAGCCGGGCTCCGTCGAGGGCTGCGAGCTGGGCGTCGTCGCCGGTCGGCGCGGTACGCACGTGGATCCCGTACGCCTCCAGCTGCTCCCGCAGCAGGGGCAGCGCCTGGTAGCCGTCGTCGGGCAGGACCACCGTGTCGCCGGTGTGCGCCTGGGAGAGGAGGACGGCAGAGACCGCCGCCATGCCGGAGGCGAAGACGATGGTGTGCACGTCCTCGCCGGGAGCCTCCAGTTCCCCGATGGCCCGTTCCAGCAGGGTCCAGGTGGGGTTGGTGTCGCGGCCGTAGGCGTACGGGCCCTCGACATCGCCCGGGAGGTGGAAGTGGGCGGCGAAGACCGGTCCGGGCAGCGGCGGCTCGTTCTTGACGGCCTCGGGCAGTCCGGCCCGGACGGCCCGGGTGCCGTCACCGAAAGCGGCCG encodes:
- a CDS encoding serine hydrolase domain-containing protein; translated protein: MDELAEGLELLPSTRRALRHRIAVAQSEGRAPSVVAAVLRGGEVVWEGSRTSVEGHGPDGDVQYRIGSITKTFTAVLVMRLRDEGLLALTDPLDKHLPGTAAGRVTIAQLLSHTGGLAAETPGEWWERTPGAQRPRLADVLGEDPFRVTPGSRHHYSNPGYTLLGSLVEALRGRPWEEVLRAEVLEPLGLGRTSALPQAPHAGGWAVHPWADVMMPEPLEDLGLMAAAGQLWSTTRDLARFADFLLRGDERVLSAESVREMRTAAAPPEPGLAEAGYGLGMQLMAVGARRLAGHSGSLPGFVAGLWLSEADDVAAVVLANCTSGLPASTVAAELVGIVADAEPPFPRQWRPFLESDRVPLEVCGPWYWGTSAQVVRLGADGLLHLGPVGAAGRTARFRAEPDGTWTGLSGYYAGETLRAVRRADGSVSHLDLASFVFTREPYDADAPVPGGVDPQGWRGIG
- a CDS encoding LysR family transcriptional regulator; translation: MDLTLLRTFVAVHRAGSFTRAASLLGLSQPAVTSQIRTLERQLGRPLFHRRARGVTPTAVGDELAHKAAPHLDALLRITEAEREAAGALRTLHVAGPPEVLSLRVLPALALLVGQGHTLRAAPQTDAEAALDGLAAGHHDLVVTTAHPRGGLFSATALCDEEHVLVAAPYWAALVDRDRLRAEGPTALEGIPLVEVHESLPLVARYWAAVFETAPDARSLAATVVVPDLRAVLECVRAGAGLAVLPRYLCQEALDSGRVVALAEPAVPPLRTWFLVVRTGSLALAHLARAHDRLLDAAVHW
- a CDS encoding GNAT family N-acetyltransferase, which translates into the protein MTNLPELTIRPATAADVPAVVAMLADDPLGATRESPDDLAPYLAALKRLTDDPNQHLVVAVRADRVVGTLQLTIVPGLSRRGATRAIIEGVRVHAEERGSGLGTRFIEWAVEKSRAENCSLVQLTSDATRTDAHRFYERLGFTASHVGFKLQL
- a CDS encoding globin domain-containing protein, whose amino-acid sequence is MDAPPTRSARREPARIPGEGGATEPSPDAVLIRRTLAEIAPVADRVTSYFYALVFTGHPEVRGMFPAAMDAQRDRLLKALLTAAEHIDNPDVLVPYLRRLGTGHRKYGTMAGHYPAVGEALVGALARYAYNSWGPETQAAWVRAYTAISQIMIDAAAEDEVKAPAWWHAEVVSHDLRTPDIAVLTVRPDQPYAFVAGQYASLETPWWPRVWRHYSFASAPRADGLLSFHVKAVPAGWVSNALVRHARPGDVLRLGPPAGSMVVDHSTDNGMLCLGGGTGIAPIKALIEDVAEHGERRPVEVFFGARSDSDLYDKDTLLGLQRSHPWLSVRPVVGDGLAGQLPQAVGEHGPWSSYDAFISGPPAMIRNGVDELLRIGIPCERIRHDAVEELAGIAG
- a CDS encoding HAD family hydrolase → MTLLHLFDLDGTLMYGSAAPVEISRQLGLSAEIAELERAFGAQKMGPHQFSVAAHALWTELTPAHVRAAFDGAPWLTGIRDVWQEIRDRGDYCAVISLSPSFFVEMLLEWGAHAAHGSVYPEVPFTRPVEESGILTPEGKVRVADRLCAEFGVSRSDCVAYGDSVTDAMLFDVVPISVAVNARPFLAERATHVYEGRDLREAYQLVGLTRPGVDAS
- a CDS encoding GNAT family N-acetyltransferase, coding for MTPPHITDLPIRALTVDDLHRCADLSEDRGWLREDHKWRLLLAAGTGYGVDAPDGRGLAASCVVTRYGTTHAGPELAAIGMVLVAARFARQGLGRRLMAHVCNDVLKGVPLTLHATPYGRPLYEELGFKTTGRAEMLMGAFRHEGTPGAYGTARVRPANAEDLPRILRLDAEVFGTDRTHMITRLPAFADRLVVAEDPSGNGALTGYAAAWPNMDTQVIGPLIAQDTATAQSLISALAVGTDRVLRTDVDVRHEELLAWLKDRGLASVAFNAVMTRDLPGLPGDWTRRWAPLTVAAG
- a CDS encoding NUDIX domain-containing protein; translation: MTERPVVKRTARAILLDGDDLILIKRTRPGVDPYWLTPGGGVEPSDSTVVDALHREVHEELGAKITDVVPCFVDTVEHIADRGVTGVKVQHFFVCRLESMDPNLRHGPEIDQPEGEYEIVRVPFSRVGIAAVHLVPLSLRHYLDGNIEGVRAMHAPDLG
- a CDS encoding winged helix DNA-binding domain-containing protein yields the protein MSLPLVTTAERRHRLGRRHRLAPSARAATVAQAADSVVALHATDAATVFLSARARLTEGGPDLIERALYEDVSLVRLLSMRNTLFAVSAELAPHVDSSTARAIAVKERRTLLKHLDEDGQGLDAAWLARAEAAALAALDAHGPSTGSQLSAAVPALRQKITIGRGKKYETEQGITTRVIRLLAADGRIRRDRPRGSWTSSQYRWVHTEPWPALPAAESRTEIARRWLRAYGPATEADLKWWTGWTLTDTRKALAAVGPDQVRLEDGTTALVSPGDTAPEPAPEPWAALLPGLDPTAMGWADRSFHLDPAHRSALFDYAGNIGPTVWWNGEIVGGWAQRSDGEIVLRLLADPGRAAEGAITAEAARLAAWVGDARITPRFRTPLERELVA
- a CDS encoding cystathionine gamma-lyase; this encodes MNDYAPQESGPAGSAASGPAPARTASARPAAGRPAAGAPAAFGDGTRAVRAGLPEAVKNEPPLPGPVFAAHFHLPGDVEGPYAYGRDTNPTWTLLERAIGELEAPGEDVHTIVFASGMAAVSAVLLSQAHTGDTVVLPDDGYQALPLLREQLEAYGIHVRTAPTGDDAQLAALDGARLLWIETPSNPGLDVCDVRRLVDAAHAGGTLVAVDNTLATPLGQRPLELGADFSVASGTKGLTGHGDVLLGYVVCRDPELAARVRRWRKIVGAIPGPMEAWLAHRSLATIQLRAQRQWANALAVAEALTHRTDVSGLRYPGLPTDRSHKTAARQMRGFGSVVSFTLPDRAHAERFMAALHLVEDATSFGGVRSTAERRGRWGGDAVPEGFIRFSAGAEDTEDLVADVLRALDHAGPA